In Brevibacillus marinus, the genomic window AAACCCGGCGACATTGGGCGGGTTACCGTTGAAAGAGCAGATTCTGGCAGCTTATTTCCACGGGGTCGTGCCGCGAACGGCAGGCTTTAACACATTGAGCATGCCCGATTTAACGCTAAGTTCGCAATTTGTGACGATGCTGCTGATGTTTATTGGCGGCGGTTCCGGTGGCACCGCCGGCGGGATCAAAGTGACAACGTTTGTCATCATCATGCTCGCGGTATGGTCCTTGATCAGGGGAAGAGGGGACGTGCACATCATGAAAAGGCGTATCCCAAAGGACTTACTCTTTCGAGCCTTCTCCATTACCATTTACTCGATGGGTTTGATCAGCTTGATTCTCTTTCTGTTGACAATAACCGAGGAAGCACCGCTGCATGTGCTTTTGTTCGAGGTAATTTCGGCGTTCGGTACGGTCGGGATGTCTTTGGGGGTAACCCCCGAATTGAGCGGAGCAGGAAAAGTGCTGATCACCCTGCTGATGTTTGTCGGGAGAGTGGGCCCCCTGACGATTGCCTTTGCCTTGGCGAGAGACAGGAACGAACTGCATTACAAATATGCGGAAGAGAAACTCATGATCGGGTAAGATCGTCAGTTTGCCGGAGGGCATCCGAATGATGATCGGCTGACCGTGTACGCTGCTTTTTTTTGGTGAGGCTGACCGCATCCGTCACGGCGGTCAGTCCGGTCTGGCAAGCGTTGTGCGGGGCACGCTGCCAGATTTTTTTTGGCAAAATCACCGCTGCGAGTGTGCGGGGGATCGCCAGGAGGTGCTATATGACCAATCACAAAAATGGCGATAGGAAGTCTGCGTGCATAAGCAGGTGGGTTCCGGCTCACTTGAACATATTGAAAAAGAATGACAGCTTGATAACTTATTAAACATATACGTATACTAAGAATTGATCGGGCAATGAATTGGATGGATCGTGAAAACGAGACAAGCTGATGTACCGGCAGAACGAAGGGAAGATGCGCTGTGAACATTGAAAATATTGAGGCATTTGTCTACGTCGTGCATTACGAAAGCTTTAACAAAGCGGCGGAAGCGCTGTTCTTAACCCAGCCATCGATTACCTCACGAATCCAGTCTTTGGAGCGAGAGTTGAACTGCCTGCTCTTTGAGCGTGTCGGGAAGAAGATTCTCCTCACCGAGAAGGGGAAGCAGTTCCTCCCTTACGCGCAGCACATGCTGCAATCGTACCAGCTGGCCAAGCTGAAACTGCAAGAGCAGAAAACACTTCCCAACGAGATGAGGATCGGCTGTACCTTATCCGCATCCAACTATCTGATTCCCAAGTTAATCGTAGAGCTCAAAAAAAGGTATCCCGCCATGCAATTCACTGTCGTCACCGCTTCCAGCGAAGAGATTCTAAGCAAGGTGCTGAATGGAGAGCTGGACTTCGGGTTCGTTCGCAAGGTGACGCATCCGCAGATTTATTCCGCGAAATTATTGGAGGACCCGATCCGGCTGTATACCAATGAAAATCATCCGTTCGTCAGCAAGCAGCAAGTCTCGCTGGAGGAAGTCGGCCAGCAATCCCTCGTCTTCTTCGAGTGCGGCTCGCTGGACTGGCGGCGCATCCATCGTTTGTTTGAGAACCTGGATGTGCTGCCGCGCATCGAGTATCAGGTGGACAACGTGGAGACGGCCAAGAAGCTGGTCAGCAGTGGAGCGGGAATCGGTTTTTTGCCTTCCATCTGCGTTCAGCAAGAAGTGCAGGAGAAGAAGCTGTTCCCGGTGCATGTCCCGGAAATCTCGAACATCTTTTTGCAGACCCATGTCATTTCGCTGAATGAAAGGTATAACGCCTTTTTCCAGGATTTGCTGGAGATCGGCAAACGTCTCGATTGAATTGTTCTATAAGCTAATAGAAATGATCTATTGTCTTTCCGTTGCGCTGGCCAAAGGCTGAATGCTATATTTATAACCATAATTCATACTAAAACAATCGGTAATGGCGGATATAGCTCTTTGCCCGCCTAAGGTGGTGGAGGGGAATGATTCGTTATATAGGCAAAAAAATCATCATCATGCTGATTACCTTGTGGTTCATTGTGACGCTGACGTTCATCCTGATGCACCGCATCCCGGGAGATCCCTTTGCTTCTGAATCGGACCAGCTGCCGCCGCAGATTCTTGAGAATCTGCGGGCGAAGTATCACTTGGATGAGCCGTTGCACGTTCAATACCTGCAGTACTTGAAGAACCTGGCCCTGCTTGATTTCGGTCCGTCGATCAAATCGGAGACACGCGGCGTCAATGACATGATCAAAGACGGCTTCTTCCCGTCGGCGCTGATCGGCCTGCAGGCGACCGTCATCGCGCTGGTGTTCGGCGTGCTGCTGGGAATTTTGGCTGCGCTCCATCGAGGGAGATGGTTGGATTATGTAGCGACGGTCTTGGCGGTCGCCGGGGTGTCCCTGCCCAGCTTCATCATGGCGCCGCTGTTGATCGACTTGTTTGCCGTCAAGTTTCCCCTTTTGCCTGTTGCCATGTTCACCAGCTGGCAGCATTCCATCCTTCCCTCGATTGCGCTTTCGTTCGGACCGATGGCGATCATTGCCCGATACACGCGGACGAGCATGATCGAGGTGTTCCATCAAAATTACATCCGCACGGCGGAAGCGAGAGGGCTCAGCACATGGGAGATTGTCTGGAAACATGGCATTCGGAACGCCATTTTGCCGGTTGTCACCTTCCTTGGCCCTTTGGTCGCGACGCTGTTAACGGGGACGTTCGTGGTCGAGAAAATCTTCGCCATTCCGGGGATGGGCAAGTATTTCGTCGATGGGATCTTCAATCGGGACTATCCGGTTATTCTCGGGACGACGGTGTTTTACAGCATGATTTTGATCGTGATGCTGTTTCTCATCGATATCTGCTACAGCTTGATTGACCCGCGAATCAGGATCACGCACGCAGGGGGGAAAAGGTCATGAATAACGCATCCTCTGCCGATGAGCTTTTCCAAGATGAGCTTTTCCAACCATTGGTTCGCAGGCCAGAGGTTGAAACCGCTGTTCCCGTGATCAGCTATCGCCGGCAGGCGTTTCACAAATTGGTCCGCAACAAGTTGGCAATGACCGGTTTGTCGATCATTGTTCTGTTGGTCATCATGGCGGGGATTGGTCCTCACCTCGTGCCGTACAGCTATTCCGATCAGAGCATTTTGGAAGCCAAACAGTCTTTGTCCGCCGCCCACTGGTTTGGCACGGATGATTTGGGCCGCGACATCTTTACGAGGGTCTGGTATGGCGCGCGGGTCTCGCTTGCGATTGGCTTTATTGCCGCAGCGATCGATCTGCTGATCGGCGTTCTGGTAGGAGGCATCGCCGGCTACATGGCGGGGCGAGGCAAGCTCGGCGGGTTGATTGACAATTTGCTCATGCGGCTGATCGAGGTGCTGTACGGCCTGCCTTATCTGTTGGTGGTTACGCTGCTCATGGTCGTCATGAAGCCGGGCATTCTCAGTATCATTGTCGCTTTGTCCGCGACCGGCTGGGTCGGCATGGCCCGCATGGTTCGCGGGCAGCTGCTGCAGGTCCGCAATCAGGAATACGTGCTGGCTGCCCAGGTGCTGGGAGCGACGTTCCCGCGCATTTTATTCCGCCATCTGCTGCCAAATGTCTCGGGGGTCATCATCGTGAATCTGACCTTCACGATCCCCTCCGCCATCTTTGCCGAATCCTTTCTGAGCTTCCTGGGAATCGGCGTTCAGGCGCCGATGGCGAGCTGGGGGACGATGGCCAACGAAGCGCTCGGCGTTATTTTGACCGGAGACTGGTGGCGACTCTTTTTTCCGGCACTCATGATTTCGATGACCATGTTTGCCTTTAACGTATTCGGTGACGGCCTGCAGGACGCCCTCGATCCACAAATACGTCGCTAGGATGGGGATACGCGTGAAAACAAATCTGCTGGAAATAGAGGATCTAAAGGTTAGCTTTCCGATTCATGGGGGCATAATCCAAGCGGTGAGAGGCGTGACGTTCCACCTGAAGCAGGGGGAGACACTGGCGCTCGTAGGCGAGAGCGGATGCGGCAAAAGCACGGTAGCGCGGGCCATTATGGGCCTGATCCCCGGCAAAGGCGGCGGGGGCATCCAGGGTTCCATTCGGTTCGCGGGACAGGAGTTGGTCGGCTTGAACGTGAAGGAGCTGCGCCAGATTCGGGGCAGGAAAATCGCCATGATCTCGCAAGACCCGATGACCTCGCTGGATCCGACGATGAAGATCGGCAAGCAGGTCGTGGCCGGCTATGCAAGAAGCAAGCGGCTGAGGAAAAGCGAAGAACGAGAGAAAGCGGTGGAGCTGCTGGAAATGGTGGGCATTCCTGATCCCCGCAGAAGAATCGGCCAGTATCCGCACCAATTCAGCGGGGGGATGCGGCAGCGCGCCTTGATTGCCGCTGCGCTTGCCAGCGGTCCGCAGCTGCTCATCGCAGACGAACCTACAACCGCATTGGATGTGACGATTCAAGCGCAGATTCTGGAGCTGCTGAAGCAGCTGCAGGTTGAACAACGACTGTCCGTGCTTTTGATCACCCACGACCTGGGCATTGTCGCCCAGATCGCCCACAGAGTGGCCGTCATGTATGCGGGGAAGATCGTGGAGACGGCCCGCGTCACCGATTTGTTCGCACGGCCGAAGCATCCGTACACGTACGGCTTGCTGCAATCGATTCCGCGGATCGAAGATACCGTCAAGCGGCGTCTCACGCCCATTGAGGGCAGTCCGCCCGATCTGCTCTCGCCGCCCAGTGGCTGTCCTTTTACGCCGCGATGTCCGTATGCGATGAACATCTGCGCGCAGCAGCATCCGCTCATGACCTCCTTTGCCAACGGTCAGCAAGCGGCCTGCTGGCTTCATGACCCGCGCGCACCGCGCGTTGAGCGGTTCGTGGCAGCGGGGAGGGAAACGGAATGACGAACACGCTGGTCGAGGTCCGAAACCTGAGCAAACACTTCTCCTTGCCCGGCAAAGGAGCGCTGAAGGCCGTCAACGGCGTAAGCCTCAGGATCTACGAAGGGGAAACGCTGGGACTCGTCGGGGAAAGCGGATGCGGAAAGTCTACACTGGGGAGGACGCTGGTCAGGCTGTATGAACCGACGTCGGGGGAAGCGCTGTTTGCCGGGAAAGACATTCATCGACTGAAGGGCCGGGAGCTGAAACAGTTCCAGCGCAGCGTGCAGATGATCTTCCAGGATCCACATGCGAGCTTGAATCCCCGGATGACCGTCGGAGAGATTATTGCCGAAGGGTTGGAAATCCACCACTACCCGAAAAAAGAACGTGCCGAGCGAGTAGCGGAACTGCTGCATTTGGTCGGATTGCGGAAGGAGCACGCCCACCGCTTCCCCCATGAGTTCAGCGGCGGGCAGCGGCAGCGAATCGGGATTGCCCGGGCGCTTGCCGTGAATCCGCGCTTCATTGTGGCTGACGAACCGATCTCCGCGCTGGATGTCTCGATACAGGCGCAGATCGTGAACCTGCTGGCAGATCTGCAGAGCGAGATGAAGCTGACGTATTTGTTCATCTCCCATGATCTGGCCATGGTGAAGTACATCTCGACGCGGATCGCCGTTATGTATCTCGGTCAGATTGTGGAGCTGGCTGACAGCAGCGAGCTGTGCGACAAGCCGCTCCACCCTTACACGACGGCGCTGCTGTCAGCGATCCCGGTTCCCGATCCGACCGCCGCGCGGGAACGCATCATTCTCAAGGGAGACATCCCGAGCCCTGCGGAATCGCGGAGTGGCTGCGTGTTCCATTCCCGTTGTCCGGTAGCGATGGCGCACTGCGCCGTGCAGGCGCCGCCATGGAAAGAAGCGGGGCCCAGACACTGGGTAGCTTGCCATTTATACTCATGATTCCATCATTCAAGGAGGCTGCAAACTGATGAAAAAAACCTTATCGCTCCTGCTTTCGCTTGCACTGCTGATCTCTTTGCTGACAGGATGCACGTTTGGCAACACCGCCGGTGACAACAATCAGCAAGCTGCGCCGGCAGGCTCCACTCAACCCTCGGACACCTCCGGCAGCGCGGTGACGGAGCTGACGTTCAATGCCAAGACGGAGCCGCCCAATCTGGATCCGCTGAAAGCGACCGATACGACTTCCTTCTGGATCCTCGATCACCTGGGCGAAGGCTTGTACACCACGGATAAAGACGGGAATGTGGTGCTGGGAGCGGCCAAAGAAGTAAAGGTGTCTGACGATCTCACCAAATACACCTTTACGCTGCGGGATGATGCCAAATGGTCGAACGGCGATCCGGTGACGGCTGAAGATTTCGTCTATTCCTTCATCAAGCATCTCGATCCAGCGACAGGTTCAACCACGGCTTATTTCCTTTACTACATCAAGAATGCGGAGAAGTTCAACAAAGGCGAGGCGAAAGCGGAAGACGTCGGTATCAAGGCCTTGTCAGACAAGACGCTGGAGCTGGAATTGGAAGCTCCGACCAGCTATATCGACAAGCTGCTCGCGACCCGTTACTTTTTCCCGGTGAATAAGAAGGTGGCGGAAGCGAACGCCGCGTGGGCGGCCGAAGCCTCCACCTACGTGTCCAATGGTGCGTACAAGCTGGTCGAATGGCAGCACGATTCTCACCTTGTCATCGAGAAGAACGAGCATTATTGGAACAAAGACGACGTCAAGGCGTCCAAGATTACCTGGCTGATGGTCAATGATGCAACGACCTATTACCAACTTTACAAGCAGGGCAAGCTGGATCTTGCGCATGATTTGCCGCCGGACGTGCTCGCCAAAGAGAAGTCGAACCCCGACTTCAAGCGGGTCAAAGCGAACGGAACCTATATGTTCATGTTCAATGTCAAGCAGGCTCCGTTTCACAATCCGAAAATCCGCAAGGCGTTCGCGTTGGCCATCGACCGCAAGACGATTACCGAGTCGGTGACGCAAGGAGGCGAGACGCCTGCCTACGCGATGGTTCCATACGGGCACAAAACGCCTGCAGGTACAGACTTCCGCGAAGAAGGCGGCGACTACTTCCAGGAGGACATCGAACTGGCGAAGCAGCTTTTGGCAGAAGGGCTGCGGGAAGAGAATCTGGCTTCGCTGCCGAAAATCGTCGTCAGCTACAATACTTCGGATATTAACAAGAAAGTGGCGCAAGTAGTCCAAGAGATGCTGAAGAAGAACCTCGGCGTGGAAGTCGAGCTGGAGAGCCAGGAATGGAAGGTGTATCTGGATAAGATTATTCAGCGAAACTACCAAATCGGTCGCATGTCCTGGACCGGGCAAGTTCTCGATCCGTCCAACAATTTGGATTACTACTTGGG contains:
- a CDS encoding ABC transporter ATP-binding protein, yielding MKTNLLEIEDLKVSFPIHGGIIQAVRGVTFHLKQGETLALVGESGCGKSTVARAIMGLIPGKGGGGIQGSIRFAGQELVGLNVKELRQIRGRKIAMISQDPMTSLDPTMKIGKQVVAGYARSKRLRKSEEREKAVELLEMVGIPDPRRRIGQYPHQFSGGMRQRALIAAALASGPQLLIADEPTTALDVTIQAQILELLKQLQVEQRLSVLLITHDLGIVAQIAHRVAVMYAGKIVETARVTDLFARPKHPYTYGLLQSIPRIEDTVKRRLTPIEGSPPDLLSPPSGCPFTPRCPYAMNICAQQHPLMTSFANGQQAACWLHDPRAPRVERFVAAGRETE
- a CDS encoding ABC transporter ATP-binding protein; translation: MTNTLVEVRNLSKHFSLPGKGALKAVNGVSLRIYEGETLGLVGESGCGKSTLGRTLVRLYEPTSGEALFAGKDIHRLKGRELKQFQRSVQMIFQDPHASLNPRMTVGEIIAEGLEIHHYPKKERAERVAELLHLVGLRKEHAHRFPHEFSGGQRQRIGIARALAVNPRFIVADEPISALDVSIQAQIVNLLADLQSEMKLTYLFISHDLAMVKYISTRIAVMYLGQIVELADSSELCDKPLHPYTTALLSAIPVPDPTAARERIILKGDIPSPAESRSGCVFHSRCPVAMAHCAVQAPPWKEAGPRHWVACHLYS
- a CDS encoding peptide ABC transporter substrate-binding protein codes for the protein MKKTLSLLLSLALLISLLTGCTFGNTAGDNNQQAAPAGSTQPSDTSGSAVTELTFNAKTEPPNLDPLKATDTTSFWILDHLGEGLYTTDKDGNVVLGAAKEVKVSDDLTKYTFTLRDDAKWSNGDPVTAEDFVYSFIKHLDPATGSTTAYFLYYIKNAEKFNKGEAKAEDVGIKALSDKTLELELEAPTSYIDKLLATRYFFPVNKKVAEANAAWAAEASTYVSNGAYKLVEWQHDSHLVIEKNEHYWNKDDVKASKITWLMVNDATTYYQLYKQGKLDLAHDLPPDVLAKEKSNPDFKRVKANGTYMFMFNVKQAPFHNPKIRKAFALAIDRKTITESVTQGGETPAYAMVPYGHKTPAGTDFREEGGDYFQEDIELAKQLLAEGLREENLASLPKIVVSYNTSDINKKVAQVVQEMLKKNLGVEVELESQEWKVYLDKIIQRNYQIGRMSWTGQVLDPSNNLDYYLGDSPNNNTNWINPEFDRLNAAARVEKDPNKRIELLHQAEKVLMEDMPFIPVYFTSQNYLVNPRIDGLVYPLTGYPIARWAEKK
- a CDS encoding ABC transporter permease, with the protein product MIRYIGKKIIIMLITLWFIVTLTFILMHRIPGDPFASESDQLPPQILENLRAKYHLDEPLHVQYLQYLKNLALLDFGPSIKSETRGVNDMIKDGFFPSALIGLQATVIALVFGVLLGILAALHRGRWLDYVATVLAVAGVSLPSFIMAPLLIDLFAVKFPLLPVAMFTSWQHSILPSIALSFGPMAIIARYTRTSMIEVFHQNYIRTAEARGLSTWEIVWKHGIRNAILPVVTFLGPLVATLLTGTFVVEKIFAIPGMGKYFVDGIFNRDYPVILGTTVFYSMILIVMLFLIDICYSLIDPRIRITHAGGKRS
- a CDS encoding ABC transporter permease; the encoded protein is MNNASSADELFQDELFQPLVRRPEVETAVPVISYRRQAFHKLVRNKLAMTGLSIIVLLVIMAGIGPHLVPYSYSDQSILEAKQSLSAAHWFGTDDLGRDIFTRVWYGARVSLAIGFIAAAIDLLIGVLVGGIAGYMAGRGKLGGLIDNLLMRLIEVLYGLPYLLVVTLLMVVMKPGILSIIVALSATGWVGMARMVRGQLLQVRNQEYVLAAQVLGATFPRILFRHLLPNVSGVIIVNLTFTIPSAIFAESFLSFLGIGVQAPMASWGTMANEALGVILTGDWWRLFFPALMISMTMFAFNVFGDGLQDALDPQIRR
- a CDS encoding LysR family transcriptional regulator, whose product is MNIENIEAFVYVVHYESFNKAAEALFLTQPSITSRIQSLERELNCLLFERVGKKILLTEKGKQFLPYAQHMLQSYQLAKLKLQEQKTLPNEMRIGCTLSASNYLIPKLIVELKKRYPAMQFTVVTASSEEILSKVLNGELDFGFVRKVTHPQIYSAKLLEDPIRLYTNENHPFVSKQQVSLEEVGQQSLVFFECGSLDWRRIHRLFENLDVLPRIEYQVDNVETAKKLVSSGAGIGFLPSICVQQEVQEKKLFPVHVPEISNIFLQTHVISLNERYNAFFQDLLEIGKRLD